Within the Salmo salar chromosome ssa12, Ssal_v3.1, whole genome shotgun sequence genome, the region GGgcaggtcaatgtaaatagtccatgggggggatcaatgtaaatagtccatggggggggggtgtcaatgtaaatagtccatggggggggtcaatgtaaataggctatttaaataattaacacacatacactgtGTTTATTATCTGTTGTCAATCATGTTGCCTagttacccctacctatatgtacatatctacttcaattacctcatacccctgcacattgactctgtactggcaccccctgtatatagccatgttatcgttactcattgtgtatttatgcCTCAAGTCCCAGGGGGCCCCATTACAGGTATCACTTgaacacacataagacatggTAAGATGTGTAGAATGGCAGGAAatctgctttaaaactgcaaaatgttctctccgccAACAACAGGGGTGTGAGCAGTTTGGGGTTGCATGGCTGGGGGTTTGTTACTACAGCGAAAAATGACAATATCCAGCCAGACCTTTGCCACCTAGAAAAATGTGTGTGACCGGACCTTATTATTTCACCCACCTGGTgttccaggtctaaatcagtccctgattagagggcaagaaagaaaaaaagctgtggaactggcttcaaggtccagTAATGAATTTGAGGGAAATATATCAACAACCAAAGGCTACCTTCACTCCCTGCTGGATAGCCGTGTTGGGTATGAGCAGGTGCAGAGGCGTTAGAGAATAGTAGATTACGTCCGGGAAGTTCTTCAAGGTTCTCATCCAACTATGGAACCCCACTGACTCGTTACGGTTGAGTGACAGCTCCCCAGGCCAACCAGAGCCTCCCACCACCTTGGTGTGGTGGCTGAGGAAGCTAGAGCTGTAGGAGGTCTTCGAGTCACGGTTGTCCAGAACTTTGGAGCACCTTTCATCGCTAGAGGAAACTGATATCCCAATGTTTACCTGAAAGCCCCTGGACAAGCAGGATTCCAcctgagagaaggggagagatggaatacagagctgtataTTCAGAGAGTTGTCTTTAAGGTTTCTTCCATAAAAGACTGTGATGCATTGCTACGTGGGCAATATTAATCAATGGAATTTTCTGAATGTAACCGAACGTCtagaaatagatttaaaaaatggttgtgctgtaggttttcgctctaaTCTAgtacacctgattctaataattagctggttgatgagctgaatcaggttagttacaactggggttggagcgaaaacctacaggaggatagtTCTCCaggaaacagggttggagagcaatagactagatagatgtaaacctacaggagggtagctctccagcaaCAGTGTTCAAGAGCCCTGATCTAACAGTGTACGGCTCTGGTGGTACGTAATGGTTACAGATTGCTGTTTGAATTCCTGTAGCTTCCTTTAATGGAAAATGTCCTCTATTACAGCAGGCATTGAGACTAAGTAAGTCACCTGGTTTGTAGAGAGGCCACTGTGTGAAGCCTGACAGGTGTGTATTGCTGTGGTCATCGTCAGCCTGCCTCCCAGGTCAACCTGGCGGATGTAGTGAGTCCCATAGGTGTCTATGAGCCGGCGGTACTGGACCTTGGAAGTCTCAGAGAATGAGCCCAGACGATCAATGTCCTTACGGAACTCATTGCTGAGAGTAGGAGTGTTTGGCGTGCGATAACTGGAACACAGGAATTAGCATATCAGGTGTGAATTAAAATACGACACAGAGACGATCTTGAGCTACAATTGGTTAACCCTTTCTCAGCCTATAGCATTCAGAAGCAATGGTCCTTTAAACATTTTGGTGGGTGTCGCGGTAACAGCAGGTCACATAAAAAAAATCCACTTAAACTTGAATGTGTTACAAATCGGAACTCAAAAGATCAGAttccatgttttttttgttgttgttgcagttcaCACATTGGGGAAAAGGTCAGATATGTATCAGATATGCCAATACATTGGAACTGAGGTGACTGTGTgtgtcacagttgtcgtcggtgatggaggaccaaaacgcagcaggtacgtgaatgctcatcttgatttttaattactctcaaaatgaacatacaaaataacaaaaccgaaaaacgaacaactaacaaacagtctgcaaagcataggctcaacacagaacaatcacccacaaatcacacacacaaacacaccctaatatatgggactctcaatcaaaggcagatagacaacacctgccttcaactgagagtcccaaccccaattaaccaaacatagaaacacacacactagactaaccatagaatacaaacacatagaccatcaaccaaaaacccagaaatactaaatcaaacaccctttacacaaacacaccaccccgaaccacataaaacaaataccctctgccacgtcctgaccaaactacaaaaacaattaaccttatactggccaggacgtgacagtacccccccttaaaggtgctaccccagaagcaccttaacaaaaaataaccccaagcaacaccaaaaaaaattccccttttctaaagggagggaagggagggtggctgccgtcaacgacggcactgtgctacaccccccctccccaacccacctatttctggaggtggctccggctcaggccgttccaggctgtcgggacagtctggcaactcgggacagtctgggcagtctggcaactcggggcagtctgggcagtctggcaactcggggcagttcagggcagtctggccactcggggcagttcagggcagtctggccactcggggcagttcagggcagtctggccactcggggcagttcagggcagtctggccactcggggcagttcagggcagtctggccactcggggcagttcagggcagtctggccactcggggcagttcagggcagtctggccactcggggcagttcagggcagtctggccactcggggcagttcagggcagtctggccactcggggcagttcagggcagtctggccactcggggcagttcagggcagtctggccactccgggcagttcagggcagtctggccactaccgcagttcagcgcagtctggccactccggcagttcagcgcagtctggccactccggcagttcagcgcagtctggccactccggcagttcagcgcagtctggccactccggcagttcagcgcagtctggccactccggcagttcagcgcagtctggccactccggcagttcagcgcagtctggccactccggcagttcagcgcagtctggtcACTAccgcagttcagcgcagtctggtcACTACCGCAGTTCAGCGCaatctggccactccggcagttcagcgcagtctggccactccggcagttcagcacaGTCTGGCCTCTCttgcgactgttgactggcgggcagctctgacgactgttgactggcgggcagctctgacgacgactgttgactggcgggcagctctgacgacgactgttgactggcgggcagctctgacgacgactgttgactggcgggcagctctgacgacgactgttgactggcgggcagctctgacgacgactgttgactggcggcagctctgacgacgactgttgactggcgggcagctctgacgacgactgttgactggcgggcagctctgacgacgactgttgactggcgggcagctctgacgacgactgttgactggcgggcagctctggtgacgactgttgactggcgggcagctctggtgacgactgttgactggcgggcagctctggtgacgactgttgactggcgggcagctctggtgactgttgactggcgtggctgggttgacgcacttgtagcctggtgcgtggtgctggtactgggcttaccagattatgtacacgcacctccaggctagtgcggggagcgggaacaggacgagtcggactgggttgacgcacttccgggtccgcacgagagacaggagctggaaacccagggctatggaggcgcacagtcggtctcgatcttacctcctgcacaacccgtcttggctggatggaactagtagccctgtacgagcggggtgctcgtacagggcagactgggctgtgcaggggcctgatggtagccgtgcgtagagcgggagttgggtagcctggtcctcggaggcgtaccggcgaccagatgcgctgcgcaggcatcctcctaccaggctggatgcccgctctagcacggcacctgcaaggggctggaataacgcgcaccggactgtgcgtgcgtatgggtgagatagtgcgctcctcagcgaaacatagcgctctccaccccatacgctcctccatataaccacgggtagctggcttccggctcttcttacgcctagccaaactacccgtgtgccccctccCCAAAAatgttcttgggggtgcctctcgtgcttctccttcagcgtgtccatggcctcgtaccaccacctctctgccttggctgcctcaatttcccattgcgggcggcgataatccccagcctgatgccagggtccggccccgtccagaacttcctcccaagtccacttctcccgccagtccaactcgaactccgtctgctccttcctctgctgcttggtcctttggtggtgggtgattctgtcacagttgtcgtcggtgatggaggaccaaaacgcagcaggtacgtgaatgctcatcttgatttttaattactctcaaaatgaacatacaaaataacaaaaacgaaaaacgaacaactaacaaacagtctgcaaagcataggctcaacacagaacaatcacccacaaatcacacacacaaacacaccctaatatatgggactctcaatcaaaggcagatagacaacacctgccttcaactgagagtcccaaccccaattaaccaaacatagaaacacacacactagactaaccatagaatacaaacacatagaccatcaaccaaaaacccagaaatactaaatcaaacaccctttacacaaacacaccaccccgaaccacataaaacaaataccctctgccacgtcctgaccaaactacaaaaacaattaaccttatactggccaggacgtgacagtgtgaaCAAAGCCTTTATGAAATGAAGACCCTTATGGAAaattcacatgatttcacatgggAAAATTCCACATTTTGCGCAACGTTTTTTTTCAGAtataatttcacatgtgaaatcatgtgaaactgtgtttttggaacactttagATGTGGATTTTTACACGTGATCACATAACCTTTCACATGTGGATTCACATTTTCACGAGTTGCCCTGTCAGTCACTATGAAACACACACAGATCTTTTAACAtagtgttttcaacttacatacaGTGCTGATTTCCAGTATTCTGTGTTATATATGAAACTCATACATGTGTATGACCTTTTTAAGTGCCAGTGTTGATGTTATGGTTAAAGTTTGACAGCATTCTGGGCCGGGGACACACTGACAATGTATCTGTGACActgtggctgcgtttacacaggcacaCCAATTCTGATCCAATTTTTGAAAATCTGATCTGATTAGTCAAAATACCAAAAAAGATTGTTGGTTTAAAAGTAGAGAATGTCATCCCTGCCCAGTCCTGCATAATTATTTTATTATCAGTTACAGAAAGATGAGATTCTTGCAGAAGTGTATGGTTTTCAATAGATATATTCTTAATTTTTAAACAAGGTGATAAATGCAATTCACAGACAATCGGATTTAAAGCTTTAAATCAGAAATACTTTAGTTTCTCCAGCAAGCCAACCCTGGAATGAGCTccctacaacacaacagtccAAAGACTTCCTTCTGCGTGGAATGGAAAGAAGTATTTGGATGAGCTCTCAGAGTTTAAATGGAGCCACTTGCTGTCCTTTTTGATACTTTCTAGCTGTGTTATCACTGCACTTAGACCTGTATGGGCTAAGAGAGATTCAAGCCTGGTGTTAAGCATCTATTAAAACATGCACCACTTAGCCCAGGGCTAGCTGGTCCTGTTCCATAGGAGGGTCAGCACTGCCTTTTCAGAGCAAGCCAATCACTTCCTCCAACCTAAAACAATTGTTCCAGAACATTCTGGAAAATTACGTTATATTCTCAGCACAGTAAAAAATTCTCCGTTTTTTTTCCAGGGAAGAAAGGATGTTTTTTGggatgttctcagaacattttgTCATGGTaccctggaggttttgtctagttcccggtttGTTCCAAGGATGTCCCCGAAGACGTTTTTATGACGTTCTTGGGATGCAGTTggatggtcccctggaggtttttgtcTAGCTAAAATGTTGTCATTTTTACATTTTGCATTCCCATGTTGTAAAAAAAATCACATGAGATCATGTTGTTTTcacattttctttcatttttttgtgtcacatgttatcacataAGATCACATGTGAAATGTTGTATCTGTAAGGGAAGAGCAATAAAAGTTTAAcaaatcatcattattattattattacctgtAGTGACGGCAGCGGAGATTCTGTGAGAAGAAAGAGTGGCGGTCCTCTTTGGTCTTAGTTGTGGCAAAGATGGCTACATCAGACTGGGACCCTCCCATCTCTATGCTAGCACCCACATCCTTCTCCACACTCACACTCACCGGTCCCACAGGTACGCTTACAGACACCTTCGCCTCATTACTCAAACCCCCCTTCCATTTTGTAGTGATCTCGTTGGTAGTGGACTGTGCCAGgttactggaggagaggagagcagaggagaggagagatgtttaCTGTCAAAAAAGAAAACTTCCATCAAGTAAACAGACAGAAACTATCCTACTCACCTGACAGAGACATGAGAGTGGCTGGAGATATCCTCAGTACAGTGGCTGTAGGGCCTCCAGTCTACAACAGACAGGGGTATTTTCTGCAGCTCGTTCCCCTGTAGGGGGTTACTACACAGTGTACAGGTTTTACTGGGGGACAGGTAGGTCTTTAGGTCGATCAGGTAGGCCCCTTTACGTTTCAGGGTCACCACATCGAAACCTTCCCCTGCCAGGTTGTGACCGGGGACGAAGGGGGCGGAGTCACACTGGGATTGGCTGGCAGTACGACAGGTGAGGGCGGAGTCCAGTTGaaaaaggagaaggaggagaggaagggagaagaggggaTGGGCTGGAACGGACATTACTGAACTAAAGGGAGGGTGGcaaggcagaagagagagagaaaaaggaggagaGCGATTATGAGAGGAGTGGGGAAGAAAATGGTAGAGACAGAAGGgatgagagaaagtgagaggtgtgggggagagagaaggagagagagactgtttaaACTCCATGATGTGAAGGTCTTTGTTACTTGAAATGAAAgcgctatatacagtgcattcggaaagtaatcagaccccttgactttttccacattttgttacgttacagcctgattccaaaattggttaaataaaaaatgctcGTCAATACCCTGTAATGATAAAACAGCCCTTGCTCCTACATCTCTGGCATCGGTGTACAAAGCAAATGGACGACGGAAATCCGGAGCAGCTAGCACTGGTGCAGAGACAAAAAGGGTTCCAGCATTTTGTAACCCGAAAGGGAGATGAAAGATGTCCCAGAGGACAAGGCAGAAGGTAGGAAAAGTCATCAGGAGTGACAAATGCAGGCAATTATTTGGCACGCTCGGAGAGACCTGCAAATATCCCTTCTGCATATTGAACTTGCTAGCGTACTTAGCAGCACCAACACAGTCAACACAATCATCGACCCTGGGCAAAGGGTACGAGTCCAACTTAGTAATGGTATTGAGTTTCCCAAAATTGAAACAAAGCCAGAGACCCATCCTCCTTAGGTGCTAATATAACGCTAAGGTGCTGCAACAGATTTGTTTTCGTGTTCAAGGTACTAATATGCAGGGTGAACTCCACGGAATGTTGCCATGTTGTACAATTCTGTGCTCAAGCATGAACTCATCCTCACTGcagagtttctctctcttttcaggattCACTCAATAAGCATGTTGTTTGGTTTGGGCAGAGTCCCCAACGTCAATGTTtgagttggcacatctgagaatgaaccctgatattctaaaagcagtgcAACAATGTTGCCTTTTTCCTCTGCAGGTAGGTGTGCCAAAAATACATCAAGGTTTTCCAGAATCTCTGAGTTGCTCAGCTGTCCAACAGGTACAGGGTCTATTGGGCTTTCCTTATGCTCTGAATGAGTACTGCGCTTTTCTCGTGTTCTCAAGGAAGACTATAGTCAATGCTGACGGTAGTGGCCACAGGCAGAAGATCACTACCGGTTTCCACCGACTTCTCCgcagatagtgagggagatacaagatttttgcaattcgttccagtcattggcagcagagaactggaaggaaaggcggccaaggaggtgttggctttactCTGTTCAGAAATCAGCTCCTTCCTAGACATTGAAGTATCAACTGTTAGGACCCTCACTTCATTCAGTGGTCCTACAAACTCACTCACCTTTGGTGTTTTGAAAGGAGAGGTCAACTCAGGGGGTTGACTGAAACAGGATCACACATAAACGTCTCAGACAGATCGAACATAGTGGGATCGCTGACATCCTCCTCAACACTAGACTTTCTCCCTGCAAATTTCTTAGACATAGCACGTGTAACGGCACACGCTGGGAACACTCTAGGTTACATTTCTGATAACCAACCAGTTTCCTCTACTCAGGATTCCATACAAATGACAGGATTTGTAACGACCTTCCCTCCAGCCAAATAATTTCCCAAAATGAATGACACCCCCTTCACTGGTAGGCTAGGGGGTGTGGATAACTACTGGGTGCTTCATTTGAGAAGGTCGTTTTAGGTAGCAACCCCTTCATGAAGACAATTCTTGAACTGCTCGAGAAGTATGAGTGTCTTTAAATCCTCAAGGTCCTTAATACCTCTCCACTAAAAAAATACATGGTTGTTCCCTTATGAATTCAACATGGCTTTGCGATTGTCTTTTGTCATTTATGAAACTGTTGTCTGTATGCTTCTGGGACAAACTCGTAAGCCTGAAGGATATCAGCTTTACAGCTTTACTGTCATAATCTGAACTCTGGTCAAGAGATAAAGCGGTGTACATTTTCTGAGCTTTTCCCACAAGAACACTTTGGAGGAGCTGTGACCAAATATCTCGTGACCATTTTAGGGATGTGGCAATTCACTCAAACAGAGTAAAATATACGCCCACCTCCTTTTCGTTGAAAGGCGGTACAAGTCTGCTGTTCCGACCAATATCAAACtctgtttacattttacatttacatttaagtcatttagcagacgctcttatccagagcgacttacaaattggtgcattcaccttatgatatccagtggaacaaccactttacaatagtgcatctaaatcttttaaggggggggttagaaggattactttatcctatcctaggtattccttaaagaggtggggtttcaggtgtctccggaaggtggtgattgactccgctgtcctggcttcgtgagggagcttgttccacaatttgggtgccagagcagcgaacagttttgactgggctgagcgggaactgtgcttcctcagaggtagggaggcgagcaggccagaggtggaggaatgcagtgcccttgtttgggtgtagggcctgatcagagcctgaaggtacggaggtgccgttcccctcacagctccataggcaagcaccatggtcttgtagcggatgcgagcttcaactggaagccagtggagagagcggaggagcggggtgacgtgagagaacttgggaaggttgaacaccagacgggctgcggcgttctggatgagttgtaggggtttaatggcacaggcagggagcccagccaacagcgagttgcagtaattcagacgggagatgacaagtgcctggattaggacctgcgccgcttcctgtgtgaggcagggtcgtactctgcgaatgttgtagagcatgaacctacaggatcgggtcaccgccttgatgttagtggagaacgacagggtgttgtccagggtcacaccaagggtcacgccaaggttcttagcactctgggaggaggacacaagggagttgccaactgtgatggcgagatcatggaacgggcagtccttccccgggaggaagagcagctccgtcttgccgaggttcagcttgaggtggtgatccgtcatccacactgatatgtctgacagacatgcagagatgcgattcgccacctggttatcagaagggggaaaggagaagattaattgtgtgtcgtctgcatagcaatgataggagagaccatgtgaggatatgacagagccaagtgacttggtgtatagcgagaataggagagggcctagaacagagcctgggggacaccagtggtgagagcacgtggtgcggagacagattctcgccacgccacctggtaggagcgacctgtcaggtaggacgcaatccaagcgtgggccgcgccggagattcccaactcggagagggtggagaggaggatctgatggttcacagtatcaaaggcagcagataggtctagaaggatgagagcagaggagagagagttagctttagcagtgcggagagcttccgtgacacagagaagagcagtctcagttgaatgaccagtcttgaaacctgactgatttggatcaagaaggtcattctgaaagagatagcaggagagctggccaaggacggcacgttcaagagttttggagagaaaagaaagaagggatactggtctgtagttgttgacatcggagggatcgagtgtaggttttttcagaaggggtgcaactctcactctcttgaagacggaggggacgtagccagcggtcaaggatgagttgatgagcgaggtgaggtaagggagaagttctccggaaatggtctggagaagagaggaggggatagggtcaagcgggcaggttgttgggcggccggccgtcacaagacgcgagatttcatctggagagagaggggagaaagaggtcaaagcacagggtagggcagtgtgagcaggaccagcggtgtcgtttgacttagcaaacgaggatcggatgtcgtcgaccttcttttcaaaatggttgacgaagtcatccgcagagagggaggagggggggaggattcaggagggaggagaag harbors:
- the LOC106594759 gene encoding perforin-1 — encoded protein: MSVPAHPLFSLPLLLLLFQLDSALTCRTASQSQCDSAPFVPGHNLAGEGFDVVTLKRKGAYLIDLKTYLSPSKTCTLCSNPLQGNELQKIPLSVVDWRPYSHCTEDISSHSHVSVSNLAQSTTNEITTKWKGGLSNEAKVSVSVPVGPVSVSVEKDVGASIEMGGSQSDVAIFATTKTKEDRHSFFSQNLRCRHYSYRTPNTPTLSNEFRKDIDRLGSFSETSKVQYRRLIDTYGTHYIRQVDLGGRLTMTTAIHTCQASHSGLSTNQVESCLSRGFQVNIGISVSSSDERCSKVLDNRDSKTSYSSSFLSHHTKVVGGSGWPGELSLNRNESVGFHSWMRTLKNFPDVIYYSLTPLHLLIPNTAIQQGVKETVQDYLKENALPKSTGELACGDRYSNLDSNCCLRKVSQGRLVVTVVRAWGLYGDYQWIAGDTEGYAVVTYGSKTHQTNVIPSNNPVWNATFDMGPFAKDLSLKVAVWDDDLVDKDDNLRDCTVDIEQGTHERWCNNSREGFHFLYTLTCDPYLTGDKCEKYKPFKATTPQPSTPTVHSTPLYSKSVHLFSTFSVQSSVVLYLWFFYISV